From Puntigrus tetrazona isolate hp1 chromosome 8, ASM1883169v1, whole genome shotgun sequence, the proteins below share one genomic window:
- the LOC122351043 gene encoding LOW QUALITY PROTEIN: taste receptor type 1 member 1-like (The sequence of the model RefSeq protein was modified relative to this genomic sequence to represent the inferred CDS: inserted 3 bases in 2 codons) — MLQVMKFAVEEINNSSALLPNVSLGYEIFDHCSNTRNFHSVLNFISKNGSIRPKEKLNNYQPKVIALTGPYGSTRTITVAPLFTMNLIPMVNYGATSYALSDKLQYPSFVRTMPSNKDLVEMIIHIIQWFGWNWVAFIGSQDDYSTDGLKLFNKYINNTGICLAYQEGLTLDTSYSLTLKKIEKLNIKVIVLFALPQYASKMIKAAIANNIQDKVWIASHSWAMNQQIPREPGIRKIGTVIGIAERLLSLPGFNEFIYKDKGTTDAGHNDRAESERQGKIKTCNQACDYCSLMTAEEIINESSTHSFSIYSAIYTIAHALHRVLQCDMNKCHKNTIAKPYMLLEEIKKLNFSLDGRQVKYDKNYDPTISYAVVLWRTDVNPPQFEVVGMYNKLPEINFIIDNTRMPWHDIGAVPFSNCSVECKAGYARQPEGFHSCCFACKKCPRNSYVDFSRDPYTCFPCAESEWSDEGSTTCKTRSVVYVQFTEIPSIIVMISTVFLIFLLIAVFCIFAYNYDTPVVKSAGGSMCFLMLTSLFLSSISVCFSLXKPTFAFCLLRNAIFAXFFTVCISCLTVRSFQIVCVFKMAAQFPRLHSLWVKHNGQWLFIAFASFIHLISCVIWMTVNPVKLIADTLTSKDQLLLICERGNFITISVVVFISWFLGFLCLLFSYMGRDLPKNYNEAKSITFSLILYYLTWIAYFTIAITIKSKYIVIFNAMAQISSINGILFSYFIPKSYIIIFQPQKNTPAYFQTSIQNYTQTISRT; from the exons ATGTTGCAAGTAATGAAGTTTGCCGTTGAGGAGATCAATAATTCCTCAGCTCTTTTGCCCAATGTATCTCTGGGATATGAAATTTTTGACCATTGTTCTAACACAAGGAATTTCCATTCAGTCTTAAATTTCATCTCAAAGAATGGCTCGATAAGACCTAAAGAAAAACTCAACAACTATCAGCCAAAAGTGATTGCTTTAACAGGGCCATATGGAAGCACAAGAACTATAACTGTTGCACCACTGTTCACAATGAACCTAATACCAATG GTGAATTATGGAGCTACTAGCTATGCATTAAGTGATAAACTTCAGTATCCTTCCTTTGTAAGAACAATGCCTAGCAACAAAGACCTGGTAGAGATGATTATTCACATCATACAGTGGTTTGGATGGAACTGGGTTGCCTTTATTGGTAGTCAAGATGATTACAGCACAGACGGACTAAAGCTGTTTaacaagtatataaataatacaggcATTTGTTTGGCCTATCAAGAGGGACTAACTCTAGACACAAGTTACAGTCTAACACttaaaaagattgaaaaacTCAACATCAAAGTCATTGTACTTTTTGCTTTGCCACAATACGCAAGCAAAATGATCAAAGCAGCCATAGCAAACAACATCCAGGACAAAGTATGGATTGCAAGTCATTCATGGGCTATGAATCAACAGATTCCAAGAGAACCAGGAATCAGGAAAATTGGCACAGTCATTGGTATTGCAGAGAGACTCTTGTCATTGCCTGGATTTAATGAATTTATCTATAAAGACAAAGGAACAACTGATGCTGGCCATAATGATAGAGCTGAGAGTGAACGCCAGGGGAAGATCAAGACTTGTAATCAAGCTTGTGATTACTGTTCATTAATGACTGCAGAGGAGATTATAAATGAGAGTTCCACACACTCCTTTTCCATCTATTCTGCCATATATACCATAGCTCATGCATTACATAGAGTTCTGCAGTGCGACATGAacaaatgtcacaaaaacacaatagcCAAGCCATACATG ctcctggaagaaataaaaaagttgaatttttcACTCGATGGCCGTCAGGTGAAATACGATAAAAATTATGATCCAACCATCAGTTATGCAGTTGTGCTCTGGCGCACTGATGTGAATCCTCCACAGTTTGAGGTGGTGGGCATGTATAATAAACTTCCAGAAATTAATTTCATCATTGACAACACTCGCATGCCGTGGCATGACATTGGTGCT GTTCCTTTCTCAAATTGCTCTGTTGAGTGTAAGGCGGGATATGCAAGACAACCTGAAGGTTTTCATAGTTGCtgttttgcatgtaaaaaatgtCCACGTAACAGCTATGTAGATTTTTCTA gAGACCCCTACACCTGTTTTCCATGTGCAGAGAGTGAATGGTCTGATGAGGGCAGCACGACATGTAAGACTCGTTCTGTTGTCTATGTACAGTTCACAGAAATTCCCTCCATTATTGTTATGATTTCTACTGTATTCTTGATTTTTCTCCTTATtgctgtattttgcatttttgcctACAATTACGACACACCAGTGGTGAAGTCTGCTGGTGGCAGCATGTGTTTCCTCATGTTGACTAGTTTGTTTCTGTCTAGCATAAGcgtgtgtttttcttt aaaaccCACATTTGCATTTTGCCTTCTAAGAAATGCTATATTTG TTTTCTTCACTGTCTGTATTTCGTGTTTGACTGTCCGTTCTTTTcaaattgtttgtgtttttaaaatggctgCTCAGTTCCCGAGATTGCACAGCCTTTGGGTAAAACACAATGGCCAGTGGCTCTTCATTGCATTTgcttctttcattcatttaatctcATGTGTGATATGGATGACTGTCAATCCTGTCAAACTCATTGCTGACACATTGACGTCTAAAGACCAACTTCTACTCATCTGTGAAAGGGGGAACTTTATAACCATATCCGTAGTAGTGTTTATAAGTTGGTTTCTTGGTTTCTTGTGTCTACTGTTTTCTTATATGGGAAGAGATCTgccaaaaaattacaatgagGCTAAGTCAATCACGTTTAGTCTCATTTTGTACTATCTGACCTGGATCGCATATTTCACTATCGCTATCACTATCAAGAGCAAATACATagtaatttttaatgcaatggcCCAGATATCCAGTATAAATGGAATTCTTTTTAGTTATTTCATACCAAAATCTTACATTATAATATTCcaaccacaaaaaaacactccGGCATACTTTCAAACATCTATTCAGAATTACACCCAAACCATTAGTAGGACTTAG